A single region of the Leisingera thetidis genome encodes:
- the cueR gene encoding Cu(I)-responsive transcriptional regulator, whose protein sequence is MNIGDVASRSGLPSKTIRYYEDIGLIKPHRSANGYRCFAETDLHKLAFLGRARALGFTIEDCRTLMALYEDETRASADVKQLALEHLAKIEAKIADLEAMRGTLGELVRSCAGDSRPDCPILRDLSGGE, encoded by the coding sequence ATGAATATCGGAGATGTGGCCAGCCGTTCGGGCCTGCCCTCGAAGACCATCCGCTATTACGAGGACATCGGCCTGATCAAGCCGCACCGCAGCGCCAACGGCTACCGCTGCTTTGCCGAGACCGACCTGCACAAGCTGGCCTTTCTGGGCCGCGCCCGGGCGCTCGGGTTCACCATCGAGGACTGCCGGACGCTGATGGCGCTGTATGAGGATGAAACCCGCGCCAGCGCCGATGTGAAACAGCTGGCGCTGGAGCACCTGGCCAAGATCGAGGCCAAGATCGCCGATCTGGAAGCGATGCGCGGCACGCTGGGTGAGCTGGTGCGCAGCTGTGCGGGGGACAGCCGCCCGGACTGTCCGATCCTCAGGGACCTGTCCGGCGGGGAGTGA
- a CDS encoding 3-keto-5-aminohexanoate cleavage protein: MRKPCIICVAITGSVPTKENNPAVPVTIEEQIESTQEAFEAGAAIAHCHVRNDDQSPTSDPEKFARLMEGLQKHCPGMIVQLSTGGRSGAGRERGGMLSLRPDMASLSVGSNNFPTRVYENPPDLVDWLASEMRNHAVKPEIEAFDLSHIHQAVKMNREGRIPGKLYVQFVMGVKNAMPADRDVFDYYVKTMQRLAPEAEWCGAGVGPGQILLNEWSIAAGGHTRTGLEDNMRLDRETLAPSNAALVKRAVELCGKYERPVATWQQAREILDLRPA, encoded by the coding sequence ATGCGCAAACCCTGCATCATCTGCGTGGCCATCACCGGCTCGGTGCCGACCAAGGAAAACAACCCGGCGGTGCCGGTCACCATCGAAGAGCAGATCGAAAGCACCCAGGAAGCTTTTGAAGCCGGCGCCGCAATCGCCCATTGCCACGTGCGCAATGACGATCAGTCCCCCACCTCGGACCCGGAAAAATTCGCGCGGCTGATGGAAGGGCTGCAGAAACACTGCCCCGGCATGATCGTGCAGCTGTCCACCGGCGGCCGCTCCGGCGCCGGGCGCGAGCGCGGCGGCATGCTGTCCTTGCGGCCCGATATGGCGTCGCTTTCGGTCGGCTCCAACAATTTCCCGACCCGCGTCTATGAAAACCCGCCCGACCTGGTCGACTGGCTCGCCTCGGAAATGCGCAACCACGCGGTGAAGCCGGAGATCGAGGCCTTCGATCTGTCGCACATCCACCAGGCGGTGAAGATGAACCGCGAAGGGCGCATTCCCGGCAAGCTGTATGTTCAGTTCGTGATGGGGGTGAAAAACGCGATGCCTGCCGACAGGGACGTGTTCGATTACTACGTCAAGACCATGCAGCGGCTGGCGCCGGAGGCCGAATGGTGCGGTGCAGGTGTCGGCCCCGGGCAGATCCTGCTCAACGAATGGTCCATCGCGGCCGGCGGCCATACCCGTACCGGTCTGGAGGACAACATGCGGCTCGACCGCGAGACCCTGGCGCCCTCCAACGCCGCCCTGGTCAAACGCGCGGTGGAGCTGTGCGGCAAGTATGAACGTCCCGTCGCGACCTGGCAGCAGGCCCGCGAAATCCTTGATCTGCGTCCGGCCTGA
- the pcaG gene encoding protocatechuate 3,4-dioxygenase subunit alpha — MTHRLGYLKETPSQTAGPYVHIGLAPGAAGFEIYDQELGRDIAGPNAAGERIRVEGVVTDGTGAPVKDVLLEAWQANAAGIYAHPEHAGEVEDGFRGWGRVITDFATGEWGFDTVKPGPVAGRNGQPMAPHISLWIVARGINVGLSTRLYFDDEKDANAADPVLNLIEWEQRRQTLIARRSTRDGKAVYRLDIRLQGGDETVFFDI; from the coding sequence ATGACGCACCGCCTCGGCTATCTCAAGGAAACCCCGTCGCAGACCGCCGGCCCCTACGTTCACATCGGTCTTGCCCCCGGCGCGGCCGGATTCGAGATCTACGACCAGGAGCTTGGCCGGGACATCGCCGGGCCCAATGCCGCCGGAGAGCGCATCCGGGTGGAGGGTGTCGTCACCGACGGCACCGGCGCGCCGGTCAAGGACGTGCTGCTGGAAGCCTGGCAGGCCAACGCCGCAGGCATCTATGCGCACCCCGAACATGCGGGAGAGGTTGAGGATGGTTTTCGCGGCTGGGGCAGGGTGATCACCGATTTCGCCACCGGCGAATGGGGGTTCGACACCGTGAAACCCGGCCCGGTGGCGGGGCGCAACGGACAGCCGATGGCGCCGCACATCAGTCTGTGGATCGTTGCCCGCGGCATCAACGTGGGGCTCAGCACCCGGCTCTATTTCGATGACGAGAAAGACGCCAACGCCGCCGACCCGGTGCTGAACCTGATCGAATGGGAACAGCGCCGCCAGACCCTGATTGCCAGACGCTCCACGCGGGACGGCAAGGCGGTCTACCGCCTCGACATCCGCCTGCAAGGCGGAGATGAAACCGTATTCTTTGACATCTGA
- the pcaH gene encoding protocatechuate 3,4-dioxygenase subunit beta, whose product MAKPGDFYQRDRRWHPPALAPDYKTSVTRSPRLPLISLENSASETTGPVFGHNDIAAADNDLLTNFANPGESPVGERIILHGRVLDENARPVPNTLVEIWQANASGRYRHKKDTYLGALDPNFGGCGRTLTDEDGGYRFRTIKPGAYPWRNGINDWRPAHIHVSVFGSGFTQRLITQLYFEGDPLIPRCPIVNSISDPDAVNMLIARLDMNATIPLDTIAYRFDIVLRGRRSTLFENRMEGN is encoded by the coding sequence ATGGCGAAACCGGGAGATTTCTATCAGCGGGACCGGCGCTGGCATCCGCCCGCACTGGCGCCGGATTACAAGACCTCGGTCACCCGCTCGCCCCGCCTACCGCTGATCAGCCTGGAAAACAGTGCCAGCGAAACCACCGGACCGGTGTTCGGCCACAACGATATTGCCGCCGCGGACAACGACCTTCTGACCAATTTTGCCAACCCCGGCGAAAGCCCCGTGGGCGAGCGGATCATCCTGCATGGCCGGGTTCTGGACGAAAACGCCCGCCCGGTGCCCAACACGCTGGTCGAGATCTGGCAGGCCAATGCCTCGGGCCGCTACCGGCACAAGAAGGATACCTACCTGGGGGCGCTGGATCCGAACTTCGGCGGCTGCGGCCGCACCCTGACGGATGAGGACGGCGGCTACCGCTTCCGCACCATCAAGCCCGGCGCCTACCCCTGGCGCAACGGAATCAACGATTGGCGGCCTGCCCATATCCATGTTTCGGTTTTCGGCTCCGGCTTTACGCAACGGCTGATCACGCAGCTGTACTTTGAGGGCGACCCGCTGATCCCCCGCTGTCCGATCGTCAACAGCATTTCTGATCCGGACGCTGTGAACATGCTGATCGCCCGGCTCGACATGAACGCAACCATCCCGCTGGACACCATCGCCTACCGGTTCGACATCGTGCTGCGCGGGCGCCGCTCGACCCTGTTCGAAAACCGGATGGAGGGAAACTGA
- the pcaC gene encoding 4-carboxymuconolactone decarboxylase, whose translation MAQDRYSRGMEMRRQVLGNAHVDAAEAAKTALDQPFQELITEAAWGTVWASDRISLRDRSMLTLALLAATGNFDEIPMHIRATARTGASQDDVLEAFQHVAIYAGVPRANRALKLARQTYAEMAAEKTDG comes from the coding sequence ATGGCTCAAGACCGTTACAGCCGCGGCATGGAGATGCGGCGCCAAGTACTGGGGAACGCCCACGTGGACGCCGCTGAGGCCGCCAAGACCGCGCTGGACCAGCCGTTTCAGGAGCTGATCACCGAGGCCGCCTGGGGCACGGTCTGGGCTTCGGACCGGATTTCCCTGCGCGACCGCTCGATGCTGACTCTGGCACTGCTGGCCGCGACCGGTAATTTCGACGAGATCCCGATGCACATCCGCGCGACCGCCCGCACCGGAGCCAGCCAGGACGACGTGCTGGAAGCCTTCCAGCATGTCGCCATCTATGCCGGAGTGCCCCGTGCCAACCGGGCGCTGAAACTTGCGCGGCAGACCTATGCAGAAATGGCAGCCGAAAAGACCGATGGATAA
- the pcaQ gene encoding pca operon transcription factor PcaQ, which produces MRLSSSLKLRHLEVFVEVSRKMSVTQAAEALGMTQPAVTRALRELEEVCGKPLVEKHGRGIRLSGYGELFRDHAGRSLALARDGVALLQRLGEENGPLVAIGALPTVAADLVPDTLAQLRAGSAPGRFMVMSGDNQFLIDQLRRGKLDVVVGRLPAPETMAGVEFDPLYRERVAAVVAQDHPLAGLSHLPPAVFEQYPVLLPSEGSVIRPFVERMFLEQGLAMPRFPVETVSSTLGRRFVLAHQAIWIISHGVVRPDLEAGLMAVLPLETASTLGPVGLCIRREHQLSAAAGRFCAALRANCAARGLT; this is translated from the coding sequence ATGCGGCTATCGTCATCATTGAAACTTCGCCATCTTGAGGTCTTTGTCGAGGTGTCGCGCAAGATGAGCGTCACTCAGGCGGCGGAGGCGCTGGGCATGACACAGCCTGCGGTGACCCGGGCGCTGCGCGAACTGGAAGAGGTTTGCGGCAAGCCGCTGGTGGAGAAGCATGGCCGCGGTATCCGGCTCAGCGGATATGGCGAGCTGTTCCGGGACCACGCCGGGCGCAGCCTGGCGCTGGCCCGCGACGGGGTCGCGCTGTTGCAGCGGCTGGGGGAGGAAAACGGGCCGCTGGTGGCGATCGGCGCGCTGCCGACCGTTGCGGCGGATCTGGTGCCCGATACGCTGGCTCAGCTGCGTGCGGGAAGCGCGCCCGGGCGGTTCATGGTGATGTCGGGGGACAATCAGTTCCTGATCGACCAGCTGCGCCGGGGCAAGCTGGATGTTGTGGTGGGCAGGCTGCCCGCGCCCGAGACCATGGCGGGGGTGGAGTTCGACCCTTTGTACCGCGAGCGGGTGGCCGCAGTTGTCGCGCAGGACCATCCGCTGGCCGGGCTTTCCCATCTGCCGCCCGCCGTGTTTGAGCAATACCCGGTGCTGCTGCCCTCTGAGGGCTCGGTCATCCGGCCTTTCGTCGAGCGGATGTTTCTGGAGCAGGGGCTGGCGATGCCCCGGTTTCCGGTGGAGACCGTCTCATCGACCTTGGGGCGGCGCTTTGTGCTGGCGCATCAGGCCATCTGGATCATCAGCCATGGCGTGGTGCGGCCGGACCTGGAGGCGGGCCTCATGGCGGTGCTGCCGTTGGAAACCGCCAGCACCCTTGGACCGGTCGGCCTGTGCATCCGGCGCGAACATCAGCTTTCTGCGGCTGCCGGGCGGTTCTGCGCGGCGCTGCGCGCCAACTGTGCTGCGCGGGGGCTGACCTGA
- a CDS encoding MBL fold metallo-hydrolase, which translates to MAFTRRQAGLAAIAGLAAAAAPEWASARIILGGKQIDTVSDGYLTLPPEFVFDGLAPDALQRVLQRYGIPAGPLRPEVNVTLLRDEDRVVLFDAGAGPGFQDSAGGLPEALDAIGVASEDVTHVVFTHCHPDHLWGVLDDFDDLMFPEAAYLMGRREWDYWFDPETAQAIGSSRAAMAAGARRRMEVLENRVQLIADGEEILPGVAARSTPGHTPGHMSFEIRNGSESVLILGDAVANHHVSFSEPAWPLGADQDPHAAAATRLRLLDMLAAEKMRLIGYHLPGGGIGRAERSGSGYRFVAGA; encoded by the coding sequence ATGGCATTCACTAGACGTCAAGCTGGCCTTGCGGCCATAGCGGGGCTGGCGGCGGCTGCAGCTCCTGAATGGGCATCAGCCCGGATCATACTGGGCGGCAAACAGATTGACACGGTTTCTGATGGGTATCTCACCCTGCCGCCGGAGTTTGTGTTTGACGGGCTTGCCCCTGACGCGCTGCAGCGGGTGCTGCAGCGGTACGGGATCCCGGCCGGGCCGCTCAGGCCGGAAGTGAACGTGACCCTGCTGCGGGACGAAGACAGGGTTGTTCTGTTCGACGCAGGCGCCGGGCCAGGGTTCCAGGACAGCGCGGGCGGTCTGCCCGAGGCCTTGGATGCCATCGGAGTCGCTTCGGAAGATGTGACCCATGTGGTGTTCACCCACTGCCACCCCGATCACCTCTGGGGGGTGCTGGATGATTTCGACGATCTGATGTTCCCCGAAGCAGCCTATCTGATGGGCAGGAGAGAGTGGGATTACTGGTTTGATCCTGAAACCGCGCAGGCCATCGGCAGCAGCCGCGCCGCTATGGCCGCCGGCGCCCGCCGCCGGATGGAAGTGCTGGAGAACAGGGTGCAGCTGATTGCAGATGGCGAGGAAATCCTGCCCGGTGTTGCCGCGCGCTCGACCCCGGGCCATACGCCGGGCCACATGTCGTTTGAAATCCGCAACGGCAGCGAAAGCGTGCTGATACTGGGCGATGCGGTCGCTAATCACCATGTCAGCTTTTCCGAGCCTGCTTGGCCGTTGGGCGCCGATCAGGACCCGCACGCCGCGGCGGCGACGCGATTGCGTCTGCTGGATATGCTCGCTGCCGAAAAGATGCGGCTGATCGGTTACCATTTGCCTGGCGGCGGCATCGGGCGGGCGGAGCGTTCCGGCAGTGGCTACCGATTTGTGGCAGGGGCTTAG
- a CDS encoding transcriptional regulator, translating to MTVFLKICRFGAFGVFHADGSNVQLGAKHQALMALLSTAEGGIRTRAFLEKTLWCLAQPEQAKASLRTALSTLRRHLGPEAARLLFANRERVILDLTRVELDSCTGSAEFMEGFELPHETVFNTWLAENRAEYARGPANPVRHASASPGRVILDGLLPSIAVLPFAHRSPGEAAAPLGSLMSEELSRHLSRSWAFSVTSYLASRQFDPETVRPAEVSSVAGVDYLVSGAVSSEGGRFRAEIDLHDAVREKVIWSRSFEGDNKSLMEGRSAVLRNATLQIGQTAAGEAVRLASFKPLASLKSHALLMAAISLMQEMDVQKFQQAHEVLSHLLDREPDHVLPLTWMGFWHVMRVEKGLSPNREEDSRLASRMAEAAIEAAPGFSLAHTLKGLISSHLMFRFDLAQDAYDLALRDNPNEALALLLKGATLAYQDMADEAVQMTDAARRLTPLGPQRYYFDAISALANLSARNYGRAIELADRSLEAKGAFPVPLRSKAIALQMSGRGEEARSTVQKLLEAAPRFCLSQFQRDNPAAMSPSGQEWATALREAGVPD from the coding sequence ATGACTGTCTTTCTTAAGATATGCCGGTTTGGTGCTTTTGGCGTTTTCCATGCGGATGGGTCGAACGTGCAGCTTGGGGCCAAGCATCAGGCATTGATGGCGCTGCTGTCCACCGCCGAAGGCGGAATCCGAACACGGGCGTTTCTGGAGAAGACCTTGTGGTGCCTGGCGCAGCCCGAGCAGGCCAAGGCCAGCCTGCGCACGGCGCTGTCGACACTGCGCCGGCATCTGGGGCCGGAAGCGGCCAGGCTGCTGTTCGCCAACCGGGAACGGGTCATCCTGGATCTGACCCGGGTGGAGCTGGACAGCTGCACGGGCAGCGCCGAGTTCATGGAAGGCTTTGAACTGCCGCATGAAACCGTCTTCAATACGTGGCTGGCAGAGAACCGGGCGGAATACGCCCGCGGGCCCGCAAACCCTGTGCGTCATGCCAGTGCGTCGCCAGGACGGGTTATCCTGGACGGGCTGCTGCCGTCGATCGCTGTCCTGCCCTTTGCCCACCGCTCTCCGGGCGAGGCTGCCGCGCCGCTTGGATCGCTGATGTCCGAGGAACTGTCGCGGCATCTGTCGCGCAGCTGGGCATTCTCGGTCACCTCCTATCTGGCATCTCGCCAGTTCGATCCGGAAACCGTGCGCCCGGCCGAGGTTTCTTCGGTGGCCGGCGTCGATTACCTGGTTTCGGGTGCCGTCTCCAGCGAAGGCGGGAGGTTCCGCGCCGAAATCGATCTGCATGATGCCGTCCGCGAGAAGGTGATCTGGTCGCGCAGCTTTGAAGGGGACAACAAAAGCCTGATGGAGGGCCGCAGCGCGGTGCTGCGCAACGCCACCTTGCAGATCGGTCAAACTGCGGCGGGCGAGGCGGTCCGGCTGGCCAGTTTCAAGCCGCTTGCGAGCCTGAAGAGCCATGCGCTGCTGATGGCGGCGATTTCGCTGATGCAGGAAATGGACGTGCAGAAATTCCAGCAGGCGCATGAAGTCCTCTCCCATCTTCTGGACCGCGAGCCGGACCATGTGCTGCCGCTGACGTGGATGGGTTTTTGGCATGTGATGCGGGTCGAAAAGGGGCTGTCGCCGAACCGTGAGGAAGACAGCCGCCTGGCCAGCCGGATGGCGGAGGCAGCCATCGAGGCGGCTCCCGGTTTTTCGCTGGCCCATACGCTCAAGGGGCTCATTTCCAGCCATCTGATGTTCCGCTTCGACCTGGCGCAGGACGCCTATGATCTGGCATTGCGGGATAACCCGAACGAGGCGTTGGCATTGCTTCTGAAAGGGGCGACGCTGGCCTATCAGGACATGGCCGACGAAGCGGTGCAAATGACGGATGCGGCCCGGCGGCTGACACCATTGGGCCCGCAGCGGTATTACTTCGACGCGATTTCGGCCCTGGCAAACCTGTCCGCCCGCAACTATGGCCGCGCCATCGAGCTTGCCGACCGGTCGCTTGAAGCGAAGGGCGCCTTCCCGGTGCCTCTGCGCTCCAAGGCAATTGCCTTGCAGATGTCGGGGCGGGGTGAGGAGGCGCGCAGCACGGTCCAGAAACTGCTGGAAGCGGCACCGCGTTTCTGCCTGTCGCAATTCCAGCGTGACAACCCGGCAGCGATGAGCCCGTCCGGGCAGGAGTGGGCGACCGCTTTGCGGGAGGCAGGCGTGCCGGACTAG
- a CDS encoding methyl-accepting chemotaxis protein, whose translation MTAKKDVPAKRKFRLFSSIGAKITLILLAMGAATAVGGILVTLVFAQTGRQMEVLTQAKVPQLELSSQLVNAASRTKNAMIGVLQAGSAAELARAEEEAAAALTSLDGSVAGLPAAEQALFAPEAAAASEMLSNLITARKGAFQNQTWIDTQTAGLQTLSQAVQGKLVLVASEARDSLMAGGEETIIQVDEVLNNLVEKQFGGLQTLLEARADISVLSGAALALGHVRDVPTKRALKKMATDALQRLKPVMGQLEELGLDAFRAKKVREGVELFRYTLTASRKELKDSRKDVLSARNASVRPLTQEMERMVFTLSVAATQASSDNRTAIQGLLDNQVGVLQQLLEINGWISAFQVAALDMAAAHEISAAKAAAGPLQEAARALQGYAGFNDGVFAQELEGMIALADPAQGLPVFKVAALEAAAEAAAASQATVDAVLEFAHHATGLGAESQLEIASIAGGLASDVKAAQRQLQILAAVAAGVFLAALVLTRILILRPLADISGTTERLAAGNLRPVTGYERSSDEIYRIATALSVFRDGLVEKAEVEAAAEVERTARLAEQTAAVTAIGNGLERLSQGDLTYRIQGGMGEGYAKLRDDFNAALDKLEASVRSLSTSGQSIAGGSTEISSASRNLSERSEQTAQTLAGTAAAVNQLSVSITGTAQASGEASASVEAARQNASNSIEVVKRTYGAMEAIKESSEKISQIIGMIEAIAQQTNLLALNAGVEAARAGTVGKGFAVVASEVRTLAHRSKEAATEIAALVDEAGRNVELGADLVEQTQTAIGEISASVASAADLMKTISTASTEQSGSLQEINSAMANLDDATTRNAALFEEVTSSSLGLSKEAQAMASAIGAFRTNAAETETGQEAGGPEHDLQEDPWRLQA comes from the coding sequence ATGACTGCAAAGAAAGACGTTCCGGCGAAGCGGAAATTCCGGCTGTTTTCCAGCATCGGTGCCAAGATCACGCTGATCCTGCTGGCTATGGGGGCTGCCACGGCCGTTGGCGGTATCCTGGTCACCCTGGTCTTTGCCCAGACCGGCCGCCAGATGGAAGTTCTGACGCAGGCGAAGGTGCCGCAACTGGAGCTCAGTAGCCAACTGGTCAACGCCGCGAGCCGGACCAAGAATGCGATGATTGGCGTTCTGCAGGCCGGGTCCGCCGCGGAACTGGCCCGGGCAGAGGAAGAGGCGGCTGCCGCCCTCACCAGTCTCGACGGCAGTGTTGCCGGTCTGCCCGCCGCAGAACAGGCGCTGTTTGCGCCGGAGGCTGCGGCGGCCTCGGAAATGCTTAGCAACTTGATCACGGCGCGCAAGGGCGCCTTTCAAAACCAGACCTGGATCGACACCCAGACCGCCGGCCTGCAGACTCTCAGCCAGGCGGTGCAGGGCAAGCTTGTCCTGGTTGCATCCGAGGCCCGCGACAGTCTGATGGCGGGCGGCGAGGAGACCATCATCCAGGTCGATGAGGTTCTGAACAACCTGGTCGAGAAGCAGTTTGGCGGTCTGCAGACGCTGCTGGAGGCGCGCGCCGACATCAGCGTTCTGTCCGGCGCGGCGCTGGCGCTGGGCCATGTGCGCGACGTGCCCACCAAACGGGCGCTCAAGAAGATGGCCACTGACGCCTTGCAACGGCTGAAGCCGGTAATGGGGCAGCTCGAGGAGCTGGGCCTGGATGCGTTCCGGGCCAAGAAGGTTCGCGAAGGTGTCGAACTGTTCCGCTACACGCTGACAGCCAGCCGCAAGGAGTTGAAAGATAGCCGCAAGGACGTGCTGAGCGCCCGCAATGCCAGCGTGCGCCCTTTGACCCAGGAGATGGAGAGGATGGTATTCACCCTGTCGGTTGCGGCAACCCAGGCCAGTTCCGACAACCGCACCGCCATCCAGGGCCTGCTGGACAACCAGGTCGGCGTTCTGCAGCAGCTGCTGGAGATCAACGGCTGGATCAGCGCCTTCCAGGTCGCGGCGCTGGATATGGCCGCCGCGCATGAGATCTCCGCCGCCAAAGCCGCCGCCGGGCCGCTGCAGGAGGCCGCCAGGGCGCTGCAGGGGTATGCCGGCTTCAATGACGGTGTCTTTGCGCAGGAATTGGAGGGGATGATCGCGCTGGCAGACCCCGCCCAAGGCCTGCCCGTGTTCAAGGTTGCGGCTCTGGAGGCTGCTGCCGAGGCAGCTGCGGCGTCTCAGGCGACTGTGGATGCGGTGCTGGAATTTGCCCATCACGCCACCGGGCTGGGCGCCGAAAGCCAGCTGGAAATCGCTTCGATTGCGGGCGGGCTTGCCAGCGACGTCAAGGCCGCACAGCGGCAGCTGCAGATCCTGGCGGCTGTGGCGGCGGGGGTCTTTCTGGCAGCGCTTGTGCTGACCCGGATCCTGATCCTGCGTCCGCTGGCCGATATCAGCGGCACCACCGAGCGGCTGGCCGCAGGCAATCTGCGCCCGGTGACGGGGTATGAGCGCTCCAGCGACGAAATCTACCGCATCGCCACGGCGCTGTCGGTGTTCCGTGACGGGCTGGTGGAAAAGGCTGAGGTCGAGGCTGCGGCCGAAGTGGAGCGCACGGCCCGGCTGGCGGAGCAGACTGCCGCGGTGACGGCGATCGGCAATGGGCTGGAGCGGCTGTCGCAGGGCGATCTGACATACCGTATCCAAGGCGGAATGGGCGAGGGCTATGCCAAGCTGCGCGACGATTTCAACGCGGCGCTGGACAAGCTGGAAGCGTCTGTCCGCAGCCTCAGCACCAGCGGCCAGTCGATCGCCGGCGGCAGCACCGAAATCTCCTCTGCCTCCCGCAACCTGTCGGAACGGTCGGAGCAAACGGCGCAGACTCTGGCCGGCACCGCGGCCGCGGTGAACCAGTTGTCGGTGTCCATCACCGGCACTGCCCAGGCGTCGGGTGAGGCCTCTGCGTCAGTCGAGGCCGCACGCCAGAATGCCAGCAACAGCATCGAAGTGGTGAAACGGACCTATGGTGCGATGGAGGCGATCAAGGAAAGCTCTGAAAAGATTTCCCAGATCATCGGCATGATCGAGGCAATTGCCCAGCAGACCAACCTGCTGGCGCTGAACGCGGGCGTCGAGGCGGCCCGTGCGGGCACTGTCGGCAAGGGCTTTGCAGTGGTTGCCTCGGAAGTGCGCACCCTGGCGCACCGGTCCAAGGAGGCCGCCACCGAAATCGCCGCGCTGGTTGATGAAGCCGGCCGGAATGTCGAGCTTGGGGCGGATCTGGTGGAGCAGACGCAAACAGCAATCGGCGAGATATCCGCCTCTGTTGCCAGCGCTGCCGACCTGATGAAGACCATTTCCACGGCCTCCACTGAGCAATCCGGCAGCCTGCAGGAAATCAATTCGGCGATGGCAAACCTTGACGATGCCACCACCCGCAACGCGGCCTTGTTCGAGGAGGTCACCTCCTCCAGCCTGGGCCTCTCCAAGGAGGCGCAGGCGATGGCGAGCGCCATCGGCGCCTTCCGAACCAATGCCGCAGAGACGGAAACCGGGCAGGAGGCGGGCGGTCCGGAACATGACCTTCAGGAAGACCCCTGGCGCCTGCAGGCCTGA
- a CDS encoding glycosyltransferase family 2 protein: MTQTPAASFILLSYCQEDSISASVQSLLDQDCEPIEIIISDDASTDRTFEKIRQLADGYAGPHRVVARRNEANMGVNRHIELAISLASCDLMIWTAGDDRNAPDRAQRIIDSHRQSGAKLIYSDAETIGPDGEPGEDAYRRALFYRDFGAEDAATAFSLYLGATAAWHKDLYRKYGGFPKDRAYEDLILGFRALLENRLHYIPEKLVTYQENVGISTRLTKKISTLSNQERRTRMLKGQLAVLEQRLADARTFGLEDNAPLVRKMTQAAGKIRARLESYDGIGAVLGSKDYGWSAKLQGIASEGMRRLRNR; encoded by the coding sequence ATGACACAGACACCCGCTGCCAGTTTCATCCTGCTGTCCTACTGCCAGGAAGACAGCATCTCTGCCTCTGTTCAGTCCTTGCTCGATCAGGACTGCGAACCGATCGAGATCATCATCTCGGATGACGCCTCCACCGACCGGACGTTTGAAAAGATCAGGCAGCTGGCGGACGGCTATGCCGGCCCGCACCGGGTCGTGGCCCGGCGCAACGAAGCCAACATGGGCGTCAACCGGCATATCGAACTGGCGATCTCCCTCGCCTCCTGCGACCTGATGATCTGGACCGCCGGCGATGACCGCAACGCGCCCGACCGGGCCCAGCGGATTATCGACAGCCACAGGCAGAGCGGTGCCAAGCTGATCTACTCGGATGCGGAAACCATCGGCCCTGACGGAGAGCCCGGCGAGGACGCCTACCGCCGCGCCCTGTTCTACAGGGACTTCGGCGCAGAGGATGCCGCCACCGCCTTCTCGCTCTACCTGGGCGCCACTGCCGCCTGGCACAAGGATCTGTATCGCAAATACGGCGGCTTTCCCAAGGACCGCGCCTATGAGGATCTGATCCTCGGCTTCCGCGCCCTGCTGGAGAACCGGCTGCACTACATCCCCGAGAAGCTGGTGACCTACCAGGAAAATGTCGGCATCTCCACCAGGCTGACCAAGAAGATCAGCACGCTCTCCAACCAGGAGCGGCGCACCCGGATGCTGAAAGGGCAACTGGCGGTTCTGGAACAGCGCCTTGCCGATGCCCGCACCTTCGGGCTGGAGGACAACGCGCCTCTGGTCCGGAAGATGACACAGGCCGCCGGCAAGATCCGCGCCCGGCTGGAGTCCTATGACGGTATCGGCGCGGTGCTGGGCAGCAAGGACTACGGCTGGAGCGCCAAGCTGCAGGGTATCGCCAGCGAAGGCATGCGCAGGCTGCGCAACAGGTAG